GAGACTGAATGGCAGATGTCAGACCAGCTTAAGTTTGAAGGAAGGAGAGTTGGTGAGATATCAGTATATTACATGGAAGAAAAACCCGGCTTTGATGAAAGCCCGTTCTTAAAAGAAGAAGAAAAACTGCTTAAAACACTTTCTGAGAGAATCAGCAAAATTATTGAGAGAATATGGTCTGAAGAGGCGCTTGTTGAGAAAACAAAAGAGATAATCAAGTTATCAACCCCTGTTACGCAGATATGGAATGATATCCTGATTCTGCCGCTAATCGGCACACTGGATTCTGAGAGAACTCTGCAGATGATGGAGGAACTTCTGATAAAGATCAGGGAAACAGGTGCAAGATTCATCATTATGGACGCAACCGGAGTTGGGACGATAGACTCCGCTGTTGCTGCAAATATTCTGAAAACCTCGCAGGCTGTAAAGATGCTCGGTTCACATATGATCTTTACCGGAATTAAACCCGAAGTTGCAATGACTATGGTGCATCTCGGAATAGATCTTGGAGATATAATAACAAGGGCAACCCTCCAGGAGGGTGTAGAATATGCCCTGGATGAGAAGGGCCTTGCAATCGTAAAGAAGAGCATGATCATTCAGAGGCAGTAAACCATGGAGAGAATACCCATTCTGAAACTGCAGAGCTATCTTCTGGTTTCTATTCAGACAGATCTCCATGATGTAATAATCACTGCCCTTCAGGAGGATATTCTTAAGGAAATATCAGAAACAGGCGCAAGAGGGGTACTGATTGACATCTCTGCTCTTGACCTTGTGGATTCATTTATGGCAAGGACTCTGAGGGACTGCGGGATTATGGCCGGACTTTTGGGTGCAAAAGTTGTAATAACCGGAATTCAGCCGGCAGTTGCCATAACTCTTGTTGACCTTGGTCTTGACCTCTCCGGAATAACAACCGCATGTGACATTGACAGCGGTTTTGAGATATTGCAGGAGATCTCCGCGATAAAATGACATTATATTATTACGGAGCTTCAGTATGTTCTTAAAATCGGTAGAGATAAAAGATGAGAGCGATATTCTGACATCGAGACGGATGGTCAGGGACGCTTCTCTGGGTATGGGATTTGGGATAGTGGACCAGACGAAACTTGCAACGGCAGCATCTGAACTGTCCCGGAATATATACCGTTATGCAGGTTTTGGGACAGTCAGTATTGAGAGCATAAAAAATCCCGACGGAATTAAGATAATATTTGAGGATGAAGGGCCGGGGATGGAAGATACTGAACTTGCCATGAAAGAGGGATATACTACAACTCCGGGAAGCCTGGGGCTTGGCCTTTCGGGATCAAAACGCCTTGTTGACGAGATGACCATAGATTCTGAACCGGGAAAAGGGACAAGAATTGAGATAATCAAATACCTGCCATGAACTCAGAATACAGGTGCAGGCAGGTATTTCTGGATGCACATAAATCAGCGGTAAAAAACGATATACACGGCCTTGCATCCCGGAATAATTTCCCGGATAAAATAATAGACGAGATCGATATCATTGCCGCAGAACTTGCCTCAAATCATATAAAACATGATACAATAAACGGGAGGATGAAATACGGAGTATTTAGTGACGAAAAATCCGGGATATATCTTGAGATAATTTCAGAAGATGAAGGGCCGGGCATCCCGGATTACGAACTTGCACTTGAGGACGGCTACACGACCTCATCCAGGAGTATGGGTGTCGGACTTGGTTCAGTAAGAAGACTCTCTGACGAATTCAGCATAAAATCCAGCATCTCGGGAACGATAATACGCATAAAAAAATACGAGGAAAAATTACCTTCTGTTCCGGAGAAAAGTCTTAGAATAAGTGTACTTACACGCCATCATCCGCTTGAGAACGTCTGCGGTGACGGCTATTATATTGAGAGGTTTAAAAACGGAGCATGTATAGCTGTGATAGACGGGCTTGGACACGGGATTCATGCACGTGAAGCTTCAGCATGTGCAGAGGAGTATTTAAGGCATAACGCTTCCGCAGAACCGATCAAATCCCTGCTTGAGGGACTTGGTGAAAAACTTAAAAAGACAAGGGGTGCAGTGGCGGGCATCATGTTCATCAATGAGGATAAAGGAATTATGGAATTTGGAGGTGTGGGCGATATATCAGTTCACCTCTATCCAAAGGAGGAACACATAAGTTTTCACTCGGTACCCGGAATACTGGGTATGAGGAGAAGAGAAGTTACCATTCAGAGACATCCCTGGGTGAGCGGTAAGAGTATGGCGGTCATTCATTCTGACGGTATCAGTGCAAAACTGGACATTAACGGCTGCCTGCCGGAAGAACGCCCTGAAAGAATAGCACATTATATAATGAATGAGTACTGGCGGAAGAATGATGACGGAACAGTTGTGGTGGTGAAATAATTGAATGACAAACCGGATATAATTTACCTTCAGGAGAAACTTGACAGGAAAACAAAGGAAGTTCAGGAGTTAAGCATTGAACTTGAGAAGACAAATGAAGGCCTTATAGCTCTTTATACCGAGCTTGATGATACAAACCGGATGCTCACGGAGAGCAATAAAAAACTGAAGGAGGAAGAGAAGAGGCTTCTTTCTTATCTCTTTGAAACCGTAAACAAGACCAGAAATCCGGTTGTGAGCATCACCAGAAATCTGGAGCTTCTTGAAGAGATGACAGTTCAGGATGATTTTGACCGGGATGATGTAAAAGCTATAATTGAGGTGATTAAATCCAATGCAAAGATGATCAATGAGAATATTTCTGAGCTGAATAAGGTCGCCCTTGCCGGCTCAGACAGGGTGCTTGACCATTACAGGGAATTCCTGACAGACCAGAGGGAATAATATTTCCGGGCAGGAAATACTATGAATTTTATAGCATATGAAGAGAAATGCCACGCAATATTTTGGATAAACGCCGGGAAATAATTCAATGCCTGTAATAGCAGAGGCTCTGTCTGAATCTGATGTCATTATAGCAATGGCGGAGGCAGGGACGCTAAGAAAAAACGTTATAACCAATATATCAGAACTATGCAGCCTTGGATTTGCGGGGATTGTGATATCTATCAACGAACCATGGCTGATAATGAATAAGGCTCTCAGTAAAAACGGGACAGATACATCAAAACTCTTTTTCATAGACTGTATAACCATTACGGCTGTCGGACAAAAAAAAGATGAGAATAACTGTATATACATCAACAGCCCGGGACAGCTGACAAATATCGGAATTGCACTGACCAGGGCTATGGGCGGGATAAAGGATAAAGAGAATCTCTTCTTAATGATAGATTCGGTGAACACGATGTTTGTCTATAACGATTCCACTCAGATCATCCGCTTCCTGCATATGTTTGCAAATAAGGCAAGGCTGAATTCTTTAAAAGGTATTATGTTTTCTGTAAAAAATGCGGTTGACCCTGTCATCTCAGCACAGCTTGCAACCTTTGCTGACGAAACTGTGGACCTTGATGCAGATGAATAAACCTAAATGACAGTCATAATTCCGGTCATAGCTCTTTTTTTCCGGAAAAAAGGGTATCTTAAACAGCCGGATAGTGGGGAGAATAAATCATGTTTTTTCTTAAAAAAACTGCAATTACAGACAAATATGACAGAATCAGATAAAAAAGGGGAATTTTCGGACAGTATGAAGAAATTCATACAGAGGGTATATCCGGAATATAGTCCTGAGCTGGTTGAACCTCATCTCGTCTGTATAAAACGATTTGAAGAGAGGTTCTTCTGGCTTGATGAGATCTATGATAACCGGGAGAGATATAATCTCCACTGGGCACTGCATGAAGCCGGAGACATTTTTAAGAGCCTTATGGATGAATCCGGGACGAATATAATCAATTCCATCCAGAAGCACTATACTCAGGAAGAGAGGAAAAGGCTTAACGAACTTACATCAAATATGGACCGGGTTGCAAGGGAAAAAGAATCTGCAATCGCACGCAGAACAGAGTACTTCAATACTATATCCAATCTTGTCACACTTGTGGACATAATTATTTCAGTTGTTCTGATTGTCATCATCTCAGAGATTTCCCATGTGGGAAACGCTATTTTTGATCCGGTCATTCTTGTTCTTATCTTCACCGGAATTGTAGCATTTCTGAAGGTTACACTTGACCGGTTTATTATTATTCCATGGGTTACCGGACTTGGATGGAAGAAATACCTGAGTGAGGTAGAGGCGACAAGGCAGATTCTGGTTGATGTAGAGGCAGTTAATGTAGTGGTAATAGCGGCGATTAAGGAAGAAAGGGCTCCTGAGGTGACATATAAACTGATTGAGAGAGGTACCAGGGAGATCTCCCTGATATGAAAACAGATTCTGAAATTAAGATTTCCGGTCCTGAAATACTGAACCGGCACCCTAAAATTGTTTAAGCTGAACGGTTTACTGCTCTTATTCAGAGGGATAAATTTGATCATACAAAATGTCGGGAATCTCTCTTTGATGGTTTAAGCGGAGAGAAGATTAGCAGAAGAGCGATGGAACACCAGAAGCATATTAAAGGGGAATAATCCCGGAAATCAGAAAATTGGAGAAGAGTCAAACATACCAATTACGATTAGTACCAATCAGTATTAGGAATTTGTTGACGTGAGTTAAAACAGGAATTTCCTATACAGCAATATGACAATAACGTTCTAAAATCTCTGAGATAGCGAGATTAACCGGAAATCAATCAGACATTAAAATATTCTGATAAAACACATAACTCCGGGCATAATTGGTATTCTGCCGGCAAATTATATAATCAGCAGGTTATTCATCACCGGATATAAGAACGAAATGATCCAGTTCACTGCGAAGTGGAGCATTGTTATCGGAGTAATTCCCAAAGCCTTTACACGGAAATCACATTAATTCTGAAAACTGAAATATTCAGACACCAAACCTCTTTTTAACAAAATATTGCAGGATTATAGTATAATGCAGAACTTTCCGGAATAATCCGGAAAGTTTGCTTATTACTATGAAGTGCGGCATAAGTGCATGGTTTGGAATAATCTCCATTACACTCCGATCATCCCAAAACATTATGCGATGCACTATAATAATTTGTATATTCTCAGGAATTTTAGTTTGTGTTCCGACACAATCAGATTATTTTAAGAATTCCCCATAATAATTATGACTCAAAACCATTTGACAATCTTTTTTTATGATTAAAAATAACAAAAGTAATACCAAATTTAACAAAAATTAATAATTGTTACAACAAATTGGATTGGTTGTATGAAAGATAATAAATTCGGCAAATGGATTATTCCGGCAGTATTACTTATGATTGTACTGCTCACCCTGCCTGTTATGGGTTCACCAGTTGTTAACCGGGATGTTTCGGTTTCAGGAGATAAGGCAGAAGTCACTTTTACAGTTGAATCAGATGAACCGTTCGCAGTCGGAATTTTAGAGACTGTACCTGACGGATGGGTTTTTGCAGAGGACGACAGTATGACCTCTTCATCAGGAAACTTTGAGACTGACCAAAAAAACAGCAAAATAGCGTTTTTTCTCTCGGATGAAAAGTCAGTATCATATGAGCTGACCGGAAACGGAGACGGGAAGACGGGGTTTAAGACTGAATGGGTAGACCTCCTGACACTTACTCCGGATATGAAAGAAGGAAAGGAGAGATGGACAGCACTTGGTATTGGTGCTGTGGAAGAGAAAGGCAGTCCGGATTCAGGTATGGAGAAGAGTCCCGGATTTGGAATTATTGCGGTAATTGCAGCATTTATCGCAACCGGAGCAGTTCTGGCAATATCCGGCAGAAAGGAGGAATGAGATATGAAGACATCAGTTAAATTTCTGATTACTGCCCTGACAATGACCTTTTT
The sequence above is a segment of the Methanoplanus limicola DSM 2279 genome. Coding sequences within it:
- a CDS encoding STAS domain-containing protein, with amino-acid sequence MRKTEEQLIKELAERDKELNFLYSISDIVDSHGKNINEIAGGIIKRLPGALQYPDIACAEINIKGEKIRTEPFRETEWQMSDQLKFEGRRVGEISVYYMEEKPGFDESPFLKEEEKLLKTLSERISKIIERIWSEEALVEKTKEIIKLSTPVTQIWNDILILPLIGTLDSERTLQMMEELLIKIRETGARFIIMDATGVGTIDSAVAANILKTSQAVKMLGSHMIFTGIKPEVAMTMVHLGIDLGDIITRATLQEGVEYALDEKGLAIVKKSMIIQRQ
- a CDS encoding STAS domain-containing protein, with translation MERIPILKLQSYLLVSIQTDLHDVIITALQEDILKEISETGARGVLIDISALDLVDSFMARTLRDCGIMAGLLGAKVVITGIQPAVAITLVDLGLDLSGITTACDIDSGFEILQEISAIK
- a CDS encoding ATP-binding protein, with amino-acid sequence MFLKSVEIKDESDILTSRRMVRDASLGMGFGIVDQTKLATAASELSRNIYRYAGFGTVSIESIKNPDGIKIIFEDEGPGMEDTELAMKEGYTTTPGSLGLGLSGSKRLVDEMTIDSEPGKGTRIEIIKYLP
- a CDS encoding ATP-binding protein; the protein is MNSEYRCRQVFLDAHKSAVKNDIHGLASRNNFPDKIIDEIDIIAAELASNHIKHDTINGRMKYGVFSDEKSGIYLEIISEDEGPGIPDYELALEDGYTTSSRSMGVGLGSVRRLSDEFSIKSSISGTIIRIKKYEEKLPSVPEKSLRISVLTRHHPLENVCGDGYYIERFKNGACIAVIDGLGHGIHAREASACAEEYLRHNASAEPIKSLLEGLGEKLKKTRGAVAGIMFINEDKGIMEFGGVGDISVHLYPKEEHISFHSVPGILGMRRREVTIQRHPWVSGKSMAVIHSDGISAKLDINGCLPEERPERIAHYIMNEYWRKNDDGTVVVVK
- a CDS encoding DUF7504 family protein; this encodes MPVIAEALSESDVIIAMAEAGTLRKNVITNISELCSLGFAGIVISINEPWLIMNKALSKNGTDTSKLFFIDCITITAVGQKKDENNCIYINSPGQLTNIGIALTRAMGGIKDKENLFLMIDSVNTMFVYNDSTQIIRFLHMFANKARLNSLKGIMFSVKNAVDPVISAQLATFADETVDLDADE